In a genomic window of Helianthus annuus cultivar XRQ/B chromosome 10, HanXRQr2.0-SUNRISE, whole genome shotgun sequence:
- the LOC110883607 gene encoding uncharacterized protein LOC110883607 — MEALSCFMFKAISGGLIKGIELPNGGPVMSHLMYADDVVFMGEWSENTIMNLVRIMRGFYLISGLKISHKKSHLFGIGVDPSTVHVTANNIHCKVGSFPCKYLGLLVGANMNQARHWSGVIEILKSRLSKWKASTLSIGGRITLLKSVLDSLPLYFFSLYKAPIGVLDKLEVIRRRFFRGGDESKNKTNWVCWERVIGPREKGGTGIGSLRDMNLSLLVKWWWRFKTEDGSLWKRVISAIHYQSST; from the coding sequence ATGGAGGCGTTGTCGTGCTTCATGTTTAAGGCGATTTCGGGGGGTCTCATCAAGGGTATAGAACTCCCAAACGGGGGTCCTGTTATGTCTCACCTAATGTACGCGGACGACGTGGTATTCATGGGGGAATGGAGCGAAAACACAATTATGAACCTTGTGAGGATTATGCGGGGTTTTTACTTAATTTCGGGGCTGAAAATAAGCCATAAAAAATCACATCTATTTGGCATCGGAGTCGACCCCTCAACGGTTCATGTGACGGCGAATAATATCCACTGCAAAGTCGGCTCGTTTCCATGTAAGTACCTCGGCCTTTTAGTGGGTGCCAACATGAATCAAGCTCGACATTGGAGTGGAGTGATTGAAATTCTCAAGTCTAGACTCTCTAAATGGAAGGCGTCCACACTCTCAATCGGAGGTAGAATAACTTTATTAAAATCCGTCTTGGATAGTTTACCACTTTATTTCTTTTCGTTGTATAAAGCTCCAATCGGAGTTTTGGATAAACTGGAAGTAATAAGAAGGCGATTCTTTCGGGGTGGGGatgaaagtaaaaataaaaccaatTGGGTATGTTGGGAGCGTGTGATCGGGCCTCGTGAAAAGGGTGGAACTGGTATCGGGTCTCTTCGGGACATGAACCTAAGCCTCCTTGTcaagtggtggtggaggtttaaaACGGAAGACGGAAGTCTATGGAAAAGGGTGATCTCGGCTATACATTATCAATCTAGCACTTAG